One Cryptococcus neoformans var. grubii H99 chromosome 3, complete sequence genomic region harbors:
- a CDS encoding hepatocyte nuclear factor, with amino-acid sequence MSRPTSSDSQHSGGMSSHNVIQNEMAHENSFMTTPTSASYHTQVYYADPYAHASFQQYQGSAYGGEMREHMITPYGGHQVAQGRIVMPMHGQPLHRSPNGAYEEFEFTPFVSEEETTPYLQVPERYHTMVQSPSMAMGQFTHPLSPVDQMTMDQQHHFQRSNSLGNQPQQFMVQPGRPQRPKLQTSQSMIVPTRSSSQSSMQRPGMTRHASLRGTTRPDSPYVAGDVFDHVPGQLEESPIYQPIPPQDPSWELSAFEPNYANGQGISPARALGPAPPQPQRFSPRHDELMVTPQANKIAYSEHPPSSAISTAASTSSSFSVTMKHQRREFDSSDDEQEGRTRKPLPPRTVKSRQEEKLPPPPLPLPTRAPPKASSARAAVKPAKVAEDPGVEGIPPGPRSHERPGPSFACIIGQAILSCKAGGLSLEHIYRYVETAYPYFKSGDNAWRNSVRHNLSIHKMFETIPRTEKFPPGKGGIWIIHEDEKCHWPAQDKFIKNFPPGHPHHDVCRQTLHERQKEKDAMEKAAREGRVYVPKKGKKRRKQMLKEELEAEVAKRLIIENPGAVPGEQRVEEEKEQTPEPAEQETISEEPVATEPEARPAPEPEPTTKVEIAPKPETKKNTPMPPPAAKLGKWALPPPPVDPKGKRKQAESEDDPLFSTSKRVRMAEPLAPIHPFPQETVPGKAEKYDASFVTPERERPIPNGSKLLSSASDFKTPALVQSSSSPGSPPMPATVTRPTHHPSTLQQAWTHDDMSQTPPRDSSPARPMLDAAFDLKPKSLRTKQVAQEDEFPHSHTHLASPPHPRGPPKTPVTRSSAAADKTQTPRLHHRKTPSMSTVTPVAFRDSPGLPPPTSSALLSTPMWEIGGCLDRLKDHFAPSPTSSIHPIRSPAPPTSPTRYAMMLMETGSSPRKGKSAS; translated from the exons ATGTCACGTCCTACGAGCTCGGACTCTCAACATTCTGGCGGCATGTCTTCCCACAATGTCATTCAGAATGAAAT GGCCCATGAAAATAGTTTCATGACCACTCCCACATCCGCATCTTATCATACTCAAGTCTATTACGCCGACCCTTACGCGCACGCGTCATTCCAACAGTACCAGGGGAGCGCGTATGGTGGAGAGATGCGAGAGCATATGATTACGCCGTACGGTGGGCATCAGGTGGCTCAAGGAAGAATTGTGATGCCGATGCATGGTCAGCCATTGCATCGGTCGCCCAATGGCGCGTACGAAGAGTTCGAGTTCACGCCCTTTGTGTCAGAGGAGGAGACCACACCGTATCTGCAGGTGCCTGAGAGGTATCACACCATGGTCCAGTCGCCCAGCATGGCTATGGGCCAATTCACCCATCCGCTGTCACCTGTCGACCAGATGACAATGGACCAACAACATCATTTTCAGCGAAGTAACTCGTTGGGCAATCAACCTCAACAGTTCATGGTTCAACCTGGCCGCCCACAACGGCCCAAGCTCCAAACTAGCCAATCTATGATCGTACCCACGCGGTCCAGTTCCCAATCTTCTATGCAGCGGCCAGGAATGACGCGGCACGCATCTCTTCGGGGCACGACGCGCCCCGATAGTCCGTATGTGGCCGGAGACGTTTTCGATCACGTCCCTGGGCAGTTGGAAGAATCGCCAATTTACCAGCCAATCCCTCCTCAGGATCCGTCTTGGGAGCTTTCTGCGTTTGAACCTAAT TATGCCAACGGCCAGGGTATCTCACCCGCTCGTGCTTTGGGTCCCGCGCCTCCGCAACCGCAGCGCTTCTCTCCACGCCACGATGAGTTGATGGTTACCCCTCAGGCAAACAAGATTGCATACTCTGAGCACcctccatcatccgccATCTCCACTGCTGCATCTACATCCTCCAGCTTTTCAGTCACTATGAAGCACCAACGACGCGAATTTGACAGtagcgatgatgagcaagaaGGTCGTACGCGTAAACCATTGCCTCCGCGCACCGTCAAGTCGcgccaagaagaaaagcttcctcctcctcccctccctcttcccacGCGTGCTCCTCCGAAGGCGTCAAGTGCACGGGCGGCCGTCAAGCCTGCAAAGGTTGCCGAAGACCCCGGCGTCGAAGGTATACCTCCAGGGCCGCGATCACACGAACGGCCTGGTCCATCTTTTGCTTGCATCATCGGTCAAGCCATTTTATCGTGCAAGGCTGGCGGCCTTTCGCTCGAGCATATTTACCGTTATGTTGAAACCGCTTATCCCTACTTCAAATCTGGCGACAACGCGTGGCGTAACTCGGTCCGACACAATTTATCTATCCACAAAATGTTTGAGACCATCCCTCGCACTGAAAAGTTTCCTCCTGGTAAGGGCGGTATTTGGATTATTcacgaggatgaaaagtGCCACTGGCCAGCGCAGGACAAGTTTATCAAAAATTTTCCTCCTGGTCACCCTCATCACGACGTGTGTCGTCAGACGCTGCATGAGAggcaaaaggaaaaggacgCTATGGAGAAGGCCgcgagggaagggagggtgTATGTACccaaaaagggaaagaagagaagaaagcaaatgttgaaagaagaattggaGGCTGAGGTGGCTAAGCGGTTAATCATTGAAAATCCAGGAGCTGTGCCTGGCGAGCAAagggttgaggaagaaaaggaacaGACACCCGAGCCTGCCGAACAAGAGACTATTAGTGAAGAGCCTGTTGCTACCGAGCCTGAAGCTCGACCAGCTCCCGAACCTGAACCTACTACCAAAGTCGAAATAGCCCCCAAGCCTGAAACCAAAAAGAACACACCCATGCCACCTCCTGCTGCCAAGCTTGGAAAGTGGGCCCTGCCTCCGCCTCCTGTGGATCccaaaggaaagagaaaacagGCAGAGTCTGAAGATGATCCCCTCTTTTCCACCTCCAAGCGCGTCCGTATGGCTGAGCCTCTTGCCCCTATCCATCCATTCCCTCAAGAGACTGTACCAGGCAAGGCTGAAAAGTATGACGCGTCATTTGTCACTCCCGAAAGGGAAAGGCCCATCCCTAATGGTAGCAAACTCTTGTCAAGCGCGAGTGATTTCAAGACACCCGCCCTTGTccaatcatcttcatcaccagGATCTCCACCTATGCCTGCCACCGTTACCCGTCCAACCCACCACCCCAGCACTCTGCAACAAGCATGGACACATGATGACATGTCACAGACCCCTCCTCGCGATTCATCACCTGCTAGACCAATGCTTGATGCGGCATTTGATTTGAAGCCCAAGTCATTACGTACAAAGCAAGTCGCGCAAGAGGATGAATTCCCACATTCTCACACTCACCTCGCTTCCCCTCCGCATCCTCGTGGGCCTCCCAAGACACCTGTCACACGCTCTTCGGCAGCCGCAGACAAAACTCAGACTCCCCGCTTACATCATCGCAAAACACCAAGCATGTCAACCGTCACCCCTGTCGCCTTCCGAGATAGCCCTGGTCTTCCGCCACCAACGTCAAGTGCTTTACTTTCTACACCCATGTGGGAGATTGGCGGATGCCTGGATAGGCTGAAAGATCATTTTGCGCCTTCACCCACATCCAGTATTCACCCTATCCGATCACCTGCCCCGCCAACAAGTCCTACAAGGTATgcgatgatgttgatggaGACTGGCAGTTCTccaagaaaagggaagagtgCAAGCTAA
- a CDS encoding homoaconitase, mitochondrial encodes MVAIPRLARLSAPAWALGARGRFYATVSTPQTLVEKIVQKYAVGLSEGVKVRAGDYVMIKPEHVMTHDNTGPVISKFLSLSCSRLDNPRQPVFALDHDVQNQSETNQKKYKKIQAFAKEHGVDFYPAGRGIGHQIIVEEGYAWPGKMVVASDSHSNHYGGVGCLGTAIVRTDAAGIWATGKFWWQIPRIVSVSLDGRLSPGVTGKDVIVALAGLFNKDEVLNAAIEFTGSGVEHLSIDERLTIANMTTEWGAVAGVFPVDDKLKEWYQGILRKAELRKFISPTVPSTTGAEVHPRLNAARLNDAMTNKVVADPGAHYAARLSLDLSTLVPHVSGPNSVKVATALPKLLDPPIPINKAYLVSCTNSRASDIASAAQVLRGKKVAPGVEFYIAAASSRVQEDAEATGDWQTLIDAGAKTLPAGCGPCIGLGVGLLEKGEVGISATNRNYKGRMGSPDAIAYLASPAVVAASAAKGVICGPDSMDLNQLPQYEQPKFSIIEEGAAGEEKPVEVDEASLEPLLKGFPAYFEGPLLFAPQDNLTTDGMYPGKYTYQDDITPERQAEVVMENYDPTFAATARELRTTLPTASSPSTLPGAILLSGYNFGTGSSREQAATAIKNAGIPLVICGSFGDIFKRNSINNGLILIESPSLIKDMTERFAKDGVRNRGGKDGKLTVVPQGWKIKVDSQRGLVTVSMGEEGEKTYPAAKVGRSVQELWVNGGLEGFIRASL; translated from the exons ATGGTCGCAATCCCACGACTCGCAAGGCTCTCAGCCCCAGCATGGGCCCTTGGTGCAAGAGGCAGGTTCTACGCAACCGTTTCCACCCCCCAGACACTCGTTGAAAAAATCGTCCAAAAGTACGCTGTCGGTCTCTCAGAGGGTGTTAAAGTTCGTGCTGGGGACTATGTCATGATCAAGCCAGAGCATGT GATGACCCATGACAACACTGGTCCCGTCATTTCCAagtttctctctctctcctgctCCAGGCTCGACAACCCTCGACAACCGGTTTTTGCCCTTGATCACGACGTGCAAAACCAATCTGAAACTAACCAGAAGAAGTACAAGAAGATTCAGGCTTTTGCCAAGGAGCACGGTGTTGACTTTTACCCTGCTGGTCGAGGTATTGGTCACCAGATCATCGTCGAGGAGGGTTATGCCTGGCCGGGAAAGATGGTGGTTGCAAGTGATAGTCATTCCAACCACTACGGTGGCGTCGGATGTTTGGGTACTGCGATTGTCAGGACTGATGCCGC TGGTATTTGGGCTACAGGCAAGTTCTGGTGGCAAATCCCTCGAATCGTCTCCGTTTCTCTCGACGGCCGATTATCTCCTGGCGTGACAGGTAAGGACGTTATCGTTGCTCTCGCTGGTCTTTTCAACAAGGACGAAGTCCTCAATGCCGCTATCGAATTTACCGGTTCTGGGGTCGAGCACTTGTCCATTGACGAACGTCTCACTATTGCCAATATGACTACCGAATGGGGAGCTGTTGCTGGTGTGTTCCCCGTTGACGACAAGCTCAAAGAGTGGTACCAGGGCATCCTCCGAAAAGCGGAGTTGCGAAAGTTCATCAGCCCCACAGTCCCTTCCACAACCGGCGCTGAGGTCCACCCTCGTCTTAATGCCGCCCGCCTCAATGACGCTATGACCAACAAAGTCGTTGCTGACCCCGGAGCCCATTATGCTGCTCGCCTTTCCCTCGATCTTTCCACTCTTGTTCCTCATGTCTCAGGTCCTAACTCTGTCAAGGTTGCCACCGCTCTCCCTAAGCTTCTCGatcctcccatccctaTCAACAAGGCTTACCTGGTCTCGTGTACCAATTCTCGAGCGTCTGACATTGCCTCTGCCGCTCAAGTTTTacgaggaaagaaggttgcCCCCGGTGTTGAATTTTACATTGCCGCCGCCTCTAGTCGAGTCCAGGAAGATGCCGAAGCTACCGGTGATTGGCAAACTTTGATTGACGCAGGTGCCAAAACTCTCCCTGCAGGCTGCGGTCCTTGTATTGGTCTTGGTGTCGGTCTCCTTGAGAAGGGTGAAGTGGGTATCAGTGCCACGAACAGAAACTACAAAGGTCGTATGGGTAGCCCCGATGCCATCGCCTACCTTGCCTCCCCTGCTGTCGTCGCTGCCTCTGCTGCCAAGGGTGTCATTTGCGGCCCCGACTCTATGGACCTCAATCAACTTCCTCAATACGAACAACCCAAGTTCTCTATCATCGAGGAAGGTGCTGCTGGTGAGGAGAAGCCTGTTGAGGTTGACGAGGCTTCTCTTGAGCCATTGCTCAAAGGTTTCCCTGCCTACTTTGAGGGTCCACTTCTTTTTGCCCCTCAAGATAACTTGACGACCGACGGAATGTACCCTGGAAAGTACACTTATCAGGATGATATCACCCCTGAGCGACAAGCCGAGGTTGTCATGG AAAACTATGACCCCACTTTTGCTGCTACCGCCCGTGAACTCCGTACCACCCTCCCCACtgcttcttcaccctccactcttcccggcgccatccttctttctggTTACAACTTTGGTACCGGTTCATCCCGTGAACAAGCTGCCACCGCCATCAAGAACGCCGGTATCCCTCTCGTTATCTGCGGTTCTTTCGGTGACATTTTCAAGAGAAACTCCATCAACAACGGTCTGATTCTTATCGAATCTCCTAGCTTGATCAAGGACATGACGGAGAGATTTGCCAAGGACGGAGTGAGGAACAGGGGTGGCAAGGACGGCAAGTTGACTGTCGTCCCTCAGGGCTGGAAAATCAAGGTGGACTCTCAAAGAGGGCTGGTGACCGTTAGCATgggtgaggaaggggagaagacTTATCCTGCCGCCAAGGTTGGTAGGAGTGTGCAAGAATTATGGGTCAACGGCGGTTTGGAAGGTTTCATTAGAGCTTCATTATAG